The following coding sequences lie in one Microbacterium sp. XT11 genomic window:
- a CDS encoding GNAT family N-acetyltransferase, translated as MTSDVRIAPATTDAEVAATIEIERLADELLIELFGASDWPAPPSVDERLSAPGFIFLAYEGRHPEPVGFAQALELDGHAHLEQLSVLPSRMRRGIGRKLVGAALAEAARRGYKLITLRTYADVPWNAPFYATCGFELSEPGSPLLCGLIDAEQRLGIDRYGRRVQMTAHLDR; from the coding sequence ATGACGTCCGATGTGCGGATCGCTCCCGCCACAACAGACGCTGAGGTGGCCGCGACGATCGAGATCGAGCGCCTCGCTGACGAGCTCCTGATCGAGCTGTTCGGCGCGTCAGACTGGCCGGCTCCCCCGTCCGTCGACGAACGACTGTCTGCACCGGGGTTCATCTTCCTCGCGTACGAGGGACGGCACCCGGAACCCGTGGGCTTCGCGCAGGCGCTCGAGCTCGACGGTCATGCACATCTCGAGCAGCTGTCCGTGCTTCCTTCGCGGATGCGGAGGGGCATCGGTCGGAAGCTCGTGGGAGCTGCACTCGCTGAGGCCGCTCGCCGCGGCTACAAGCTCATCACCCTCCGCACCTATGCCGACGTACCCTGGAACGCTCCCTTCTACGCGACCTGCGGTTTCGAGCTCAGTGAGCCGGGTTCTCCCCTCCTCTGCGGCCTCATTGACGCTGAGCAGCGTCTAGGAATCGATCGATACGGTCGACGGGTTCAGATGACCGCGCACCTGGACCGCTGA
- a CDS encoding rhodanese-like domain-containing protein, with translation MIERADFFAAKLAYETDPSDVHAARSAGRNVYVVDVRSDEAWAQGRVAGAIHMHYSEIATRAPAEIPKDADVVVYCWSPGCNAGAKGALEFSRLGYSVREMIGGFEYWVREGYPVENADGVHRRPIDPLTGVPRIRTRA, from the coding sequence ATGATCGAACGCGCAGACTTCTTCGCCGCCAAACTCGCATACGAGACCGACCCGAGCGATGTTCACGCGGCCCGCTCTGCGGGCCGGAACGTGTACGTCGTCGACGTGCGCTCGGATGAGGCCTGGGCACAGGGGCGTGTCGCGGGCGCGATACATATGCACTACAGCGAGATCGCCACGCGTGCCCCAGCCGAGATCCCGAAGGACGCGGATGTCGTGGTGTACTGCTGGAGTCCCGGCTGCAACGCCGGCGCCAAGGGCGCGCTTGAATTCTCCCGCCTCGGGTACTCCGTCCGCGAGATGATCGGCGGTTTCGAGTACTGGGTTCGCGAGGGGTATCCGGTCGAGAACGCCGACGGCGTGCACCGGCGCCCGATCGATCCCCTGACCGGCGTGCCGCGCATCCGCACACGCGCCTGA
- a CDS encoding cytochrome c oxidase subunit 4 translates to MRDNVILWWILTAFFALVGVVYTGWNILAHPDLPLVNQIEWVGTVTLFFTAFMAAMIAFYLDRTHRAQGGELPEDILTSDIDDGDPELGEFSPWSWWPLVLAGSAAVFAIGLAVGHFLLPIGLAIFVVAIVGWVYEYYRGNFAR, encoded by the coding sequence ATGCGCGACAACGTCATCCTCTGGTGGATCCTCACCGCGTTCTTCGCCCTCGTTGGCGTCGTGTACACGGGGTGGAACATCCTCGCGCACCCCGACCTCCCGCTCGTCAACCAGATCGAGTGGGTCGGTACCGTGACGCTGTTCTTCACGGCCTTCATGGCTGCGATGATCGCGTTCTACCTCGACCGCACGCACCGCGCGCAGGGCGGTGAGCTTCCGGAGGACATCCTCACCAGCGACATCGACGACGGCGACCCGGAGCTCGGCGAGTTCAGCCCGTGGTCCTGGTGGCCGCTCGTCCTTGCCGGATCTGCCGCGGTGTTCGCGATCGGACTCGCTGTCGGGCACTTCCTGCTCCCGATCGGTCTCGCTATCTTCGTCGTCGCGATCGTCGGCTGGGTGTACGAGTACTACCGCGGCAACTTCGCGCGCTGA
- the ctaD gene encoding aa3-type cytochrome oxidase subunit I has protein sequence MSTTEAPRTDEAHRSRPTTLPPRQAALMSSTRVEQKGNIVVKWLTSTDHKTIGYMYLIASVMFFLLGGVMALVIRAELFAPGMQIIPTKEQYNQLFTMHGTIMLLMFATPLFAGFANAILPLQIGAPDVAFPRLNAFAFWLFLFGSTIAVAGFLTPQGAASFGWFAYQPLASASFSPGAGGNLWMLGLGISGFGTILGAVNFITTIITMRAPGMTMWRMPIFSWNTLITSLLILMAFPVLAAAIFAAGADRVLGAHIYDPANGGVLLWQHLFWFFGHPEVYIIALPFFGIVSEIFPVFSRKPIFGYKTLVYATIAIAALSVAVWAHHMYVTGSVLLPFFALMTMLIAVPTGVKIFNWIGTLWRGSVTFETPMVFSLGFLVSFVFGGLTGVILASPPLDFALSDSYFVVAHFHYVVFGTVVFAMFAGFYFWWPKWTGRMLNERLGYVHFWMLFIGFHMTFLIQHWLGVDGMPRRYADYSAYDNWTWQNQVSTIGAIILGASMLPFFLNVWITARKAPKVTVNDPWGYGASLEWATSCPPPRHNFTSIPRIRSERPAFDLNHPEAAEFATTAPGEREGH, from the coding sequence ATGTCGACGACCGAAGCACCCCGCACCGACGAGGCGCACCGCTCCCGCCCGACGACTCTGCCTCCGCGCCAGGCGGCTCTGATGAGCTCGACGCGTGTGGAGCAGAAGGGCAACATCGTCGTCAAGTGGTTGACCTCCACCGATCACAAGACGATCGGGTACATGTACCTCATCGCATCGGTGATGTTCTTCCTGCTCGGTGGCGTGATGGCCCTCGTGATCCGTGCTGAGCTGTTCGCGCCGGGCATGCAGATCATCCCGACGAAGGAGCAGTACAACCAGCTGTTCACGATGCACGGCACGATCATGCTGCTGATGTTCGCGACGCCGCTGTTCGCCGGCTTCGCGAACGCGATCCTGCCACTGCAGATCGGCGCGCCCGATGTGGCGTTCCCGCGTCTGAACGCCTTCGCGTTCTGGCTGTTCCTGTTCGGCTCGACCATCGCGGTCGCCGGCTTCCTCACGCCGCAGGGTGCGGCCTCGTTCGGCTGGTTCGCGTACCAGCCGCTCGCGAGCGCCTCGTTCTCGCCCGGCGCGGGTGGGAACCTCTGGATGCTCGGTCTGGGTATCTCCGGTTTCGGGACGATCCTCGGTGCGGTGAACTTCATCACGACGATCATCACGATGCGTGCGCCCGGTATGACGATGTGGCGCATGCCGATCTTCTCGTGGAACACCCTCATCACCAGCCTCCTCATCCTGATGGCCTTCCCGGTGCTCGCCGCCGCGATCTTCGCCGCAGGTGCCGACCGTGTCCTGGGTGCCCACATCTACGACCCGGCCAACGGGGGCGTTCTGCTGTGGCAGCACCTGTTCTGGTTCTTCGGCCACCCCGAGGTGTACATCATCGCGCTGCCGTTCTTCGGCATCGTGTCCGAGATCTTCCCGGTGTTCAGCCGCAAGCCGATCTTCGGCTACAAGACCCTCGTCTACGCCACGATCGCGATCGCGGCGCTCTCGGTGGCGGTCTGGGCGCACCACATGTACGTCACCGGCTCGGTGCTGCTGCCGTTCTTCGCGCTCATGACGATGCTCATCGCGGTCCCGACCGGTGTGAAGATCTTCAACTGGATCGGCACCCTGTGGCGTGGTTCGGTGACCTTCGAGACGCCGATGGTGTTCTCGCTGGGCTTCCTCGTGTCCTTCGTGTTCGGTGGCCTCACGGGCGTGATCCTGGCTTCTCCGCCTCTGGACTTCGCGCTGTCCGACTCGTACTTCGTCGTGGCGCACTTCCACTACGTCGTGTTCGGCACCGTGGTGTTCGCGATGTTCGCCGGTTTCTACTTCTGGTGGCCGAAGTGGACGGGTCGGATGCTCAACGAGCGTCTCGGCTACGTGCACTTCTGGATGCTGTTCATCGGCTTCCACATGACCTTCCTCATCCAGCACTGGCTGGGCGTCGACGGCATGCCTCGTCGTTACGCCGACTACTCGGCCTACGACAACTGGACGTGGCAGAACCAGGTGTCGACGATCGGCGCCATCATCCTCGGCGCATCGATGCTGCCGTTCTTCCTGAACGTATGGATCACGGCGCGCAAGGCGCCGAAGGTCACGGTGAACGACCCGTGGGGTTACGGAGCGTCGCTGGAGTGGGCCACCTCGTGCCCGCCGCCGCGTCACAACTTCACCTCGATCCCGCGCATCCGCAGCGAGCGTCCGGCGTTCGACCTGAATCACCCGGAGGCCGCGGAGTTCGCGACCACCGCACCCGGAGAGCGAGAGGGCCACTGA
- the ctaC gene encoding aa3-type cytochrome oxidase subunit II, with protein MPSKRRLRWAALPVGVAAAVALAGCTPTELHGFLPGFVEDGTAATNQTDRVASLWVNSWIVLLAVGMITWGLMAWAAIAYRRRKGQTGLPVQMRYNMPIEIFYTVVPLILVLGMFFFTARDQAEIETKWDDPDVEITAIAKQWAWDFQYDGEEEDNSDAVWTMGIQAQPDADGNIDQAQLPTLVLPVDQKVTIHLQSRDVIHSFWIIDFLYKKDMFIGKDNSWSFIPTREGEYQGKCAELCGEYHSMMLFNVKVVSQGEYASYLESLKEQGNTGDITDAYDRLSNYPGTTGKNDSEEGEE; from the coding sequence GTGCCCTCGAAACGCCGCCTTCGTTGGGCCGCACTCCCGGTGGGAGTTGCGGCAGCTGTGGCCCTGGCGGGATGTACTCCCACCGAGCTGCACGGCTTCCTCCCGGGGTTCGTTGAGGACGGCACGGCCGCCACCAACCAGACCGACCGAGTCGCATCGCTCTGGGTGAACTCCTGGATCGTGCTGCTCGCGGTCGGCATGATCACGTGGGGCCTCATGGCGTGGGCCGCGATCGCGTATCGCCGTCGCAAGGGGCAGACGGGTCTGCCCGTGCAGATGCGGTACAACATGCCGATCGAGATCTTCTACACGGTCGTGCCGCTGATCCTCGTGCTGGGCATGTTCTTCTTCACGGCTCGCGACCAGGCGGAGATCGAAACCAAGTGGGACGACCCCGATGTCGAGATCACCGCGATCGCGAAGCAGTGGGCGTGGGACTTCCAGTACGACGGCGAGGAGGAGGACAACTCCGACGCCGTCTGGACGATGGGCATCCAGGCGCAGCCCGACGCCGACGGCAACATCGACCAGGCGCAGCTGCCGACGCTCGTGCTGCCGGTCGATCAGAAGGTCACCATCCACCTGCAGTCGCGTGACGTGATCCACTCCTTCTGGATCATCGACTTCCTCTACAAGAAGGACATGTTCATCGGGAAGGACAACTCCTGGTCCTTCATCCCGACCCGCGAGGGCGAGTACCAGGGCAAGTGCGCCGAGCTCTGCGGCGAGTACCACTCGATGATGCTCTTCAACGTGAAGGTCGTCTCCCAGGGGGAGTACGCCTCCTACCTCGAGTCCCTCAAGGAGCAGGGCAACACGGGCGACATCACCGACGCCTACGACCGTCTCTCGAACTACCCCGGCACGACCGGGAAGAACGACTCCGAGGAAGGAGAGGAGTAA
- the erpA gene encoding iron-sulfur cluster insertion protein ErpA: protein MSDTTLTAETTRAHGVSLTAAAADKVKSLLAQEGRDDLRLRVAVQPGGCSGLIYQLYFDERFLEGDQTVDFDGVEVIVDNMSIPYLDGASIDFKDTISEQGFTIDNPNAAGSCACGDSFH, encoded by the coding sequence ATGAGCGACACCACCCTGACCGCAGAGACCACCCGTGCGCACGGCGTCAGCCTGACCGCAGCCGCAGCCGACAAGGTGAAGAGCCTCCTCGCGCAGGAGGGCCGTGACGACCTGCGGCTCCGCGTCGCGGTGCAGCCGGGCGGATGCTCCGGCCTGATCTACCAGCTGTACTTCGACGAGCGCTTCCTCGAGGGCGACCAGACCGTCGACTTCGACGGCGTCGAGGTCATCGTCGACAACATGAGCATCCCCTATCTCGACGGCGCGTCGATCGACTTCAAGGACACGATCTCGGAGCAGGGATTCACGATCGACAACCCAAACGCGGCGGGAAGCTGCGCCTGCGGCGACAGCTTCCACTGA
- a CDS encoding dipeptidase yields the protein MTSPDLPGDIDSAVLEAVATGIPAALADLGDLVRIPGMAWPAFDQTQLERSAEAVASLATQTGVFDEVRVLRAAIPGTDEMGQPAVLATRAAKNGKPTILLYAHHDVQPPGDDALWETPPFEPTVRGGRLYGRGAADDKAGIMAHIASIRSVAEVLGDDLDLGIALFIEGEEEYGSRSFAQFLSDNKDALRADAIVVADSGNWDSTTPGLTVSLRGNARFTMRVRTLDHASHSGMFGGAVPDAMMATVTLLSTLWNADGSVAVEGLTSRDSPTPEYTEDTLREEAGLLPATTPIGDGTILSRIWNKPAVTVIGIDATSLAEASNTLLPEVTVVISARVAPGQTGEEAYQALERHLRAHAPFGAELSFSDVDLGNGFLVDTSGWAVGLAREAMRDGYGVAPVDLGVGGSIPFIADLVREFPEAQILVTGVEDPHSRAHSPNESLHLDTFRHAVATEALLLARMNRVDS from the coding sequence ATGACCTCACCTGATCTCCCCGGCGACATCGACTCCGCAGTCCTGGAGGCGGTGGCCACCGGCATCCCCGCCGCCCTCGCTGATCTGGGCGACCTCGTGCGCATTCCCGGTATGGCATGGCCGGCGTTCGACCAGACCCAGCTCGAGCGCAGCGCCGAGGCGGTCGCGTCTCTCGCGACGCAGACCGGCGTCTTCGATGAGGTTCGCGTGCTCCGGGCGGCGATCCCGGGGACGGACGAGATGGGGCAGCCCGCGGTTCTGGCCACGCGCGCGGCGAAGAACGGCAAGCCGACGATCCTGCTCTACGCGCACCACGACGTCCAGCCGCCGGGTGACGACGCGCTCTGGGAGACGCCGCCGTTCGAGCCGACGGTCCGTGGAGGACGCCTCTACGGGCGAGGCGCCGCAGACGACAAGGCCGGGATCATGGCGCACATCGCCTCGATCCGCAGCGTGGCCGAGGTGCTCGGCGACGATCTCGACCTCGGGATCGCGCTCTTCATCGAGGGCGAGGAGGAGTACGGCTCCCGATCCTTCGCGCAGTTCCTCTCCGACAACAAGGACGCCCTGCGCGCAGACGCCATCGTCGTCGCCGACTCGGGGAACTGGGATTCCACGACGCCGGGCCTGACCGTGTCGCTGCGGGGCAATGCGCGGTTCACCATGCGGGTCCGCACGCTGGATCACGCCTCGCATTCCGGCATGTTCGGCGGGGCCGTGCCGGACGCCATGATGGCGACCGTCACACTGCTGTCGACGCTGTGGAACGCGGACGGCTCGGTCGCCGTCGAGGGCTTGACGTCGCGCGACTCGCCGACTCCGGAGTACACGGAGGACACCCTGCGCGAGGAGGCGGGACTTCTGCCGGCGACGACGCCCATCGGCGACGGCACCATCCTGAGCCGCATCTGGAACAAGCCGGCGGTGACCGTCATCGGCATCGACGCGACCAGCCTCGCAGAGGCGTCGAACACGCTGCTTCCCGAGGTCACCGTGGTGATCAGCGCCCGTGTGGCCCCGGGGCAGACCGGGGAGGAGGCATATCAGGCGCTCGAGCGGCATCTGCGTGCGCACGCGCCGTTCGGCGCCGAGCTGAGCTTCTCCGACGTCGACCTGGGCAACGGGTTCCTCGTCGACACGAGCGGCTGGGCGGTCGGGCTCGCGCGCGAGGCGATGCGCGACGGATACGGCGTGGCGCCGGTAGACCTGGGCGTCGGCGGCTCGATCCCGTTCATCGCCGACCTCGTGCGCGAGTTCCCGGAGGCGCAGATCCTCGTCACCGGAGTCGAGGACCCGCATTCGCGTGCGCACAGCCCGAACGAGTCGCTGCACCTCGACACCTTCCGCCACGCTGTCGCCACCGAGGCGCTCCTGCTGGCGCGGATGAACCGCGTCGACTCGTGA
- a CDS encoding DUF3043 domain-containing protein: MAKTPTPPSTNDDAPATPTVGKGRATPTRAEREAARRRPLVANTKEARAAARAELNERRRRAQEGLAAGEEKYLPARDKGPQRRWVRDYVDAGWHPAEFVMGVMVLVIIASLLPPNFAIGGFAIAFWAYLVMMAYLVLAIGGMIFLGLRVKRKAAAKFGKERLERGLGWYAAMRSLQMRFMRLPKPQVKRGDYPA; encoded by the coding sequence GTGGCCAAGACCCCCACTCCCCCTTCCACGAACGACGACGCCCCCGCGACGCCCACCGTCGGAAAGGGCCGCGCGACTCCGACGCGGGCAGAGCGCGAGGCCGCCCGACGCCGTCCGCTCGTCGCCAACACGAAGGAAGCGCGCGCCGCCGCCAGGGCCGAGCTCAACGAGCGTCGTCGCAGGGCACAAGAAGGTCTCGCGGCCGGTGAAGAGAAGTACCTCCCGGCGCGCGACAAGGGTCCTCAGCGCCGCTGGGTCAGGGACTACGTGGACGCCGGCTGGCACCCGGCCGAGTTCGTCATGGGCGTCATGGTCCTCGTCATCATCGCCTCGCTGCTCCCCCCGAACTTCGCCATCGGCGGATTCGCGATCGCCTTCTGGGCGTACCTCGTCATGATGGCCTATCTCGTCCTCGCGATCGGCGGGATGATCTTCCTCGGCCTGCGTGTCAAGCGCAAGGCTGCGGCCAAGTTCGGCAAGGAGCGCCTCGAACGCGGCCTCGGGTGGTACGCTGCGATGCGCTCCCTGCAGATGCGATTCATGCGCCTGCCGAAGCCTCAGGTCAAGCGCGGCGACTACCCAGCCTGA
- a CDS encoding quinone-dependent dihydroorotate dehydrogenase, producing MYPLLFRAVLTRFDPEFAHHAGMAVIRLLGTPPFSWATRALTAPDPSLRVETLGSVFPSPFGIAAGFDKNAVGIRGLAALGFGHVEVGTVTAIPQPGNPKPRLFRLVKDRAVINRMGFNNHGADAVARRLARLRRGAPDTVVGVNIGKSRVVDVEDATADYVAAATRLAPLADYLAVNVSSPNTPGLRGLQSVEALAPLLRAVKHACGTTPLLVKIAPDLSDEEITAIAQLAVSEGLAGIIAHNTTVSREGLRTDAATVEAAGAGGLSGAPLKKRSLEVLRVVRAVVPEDFCVIAVGGVESADDVRERLAAGATLVQGYTAFLYRGPFWGRQINRGLARPS from the coding sequence ATGTATCCCCTCCTCTTCCGCGCCGTCCTGACGCGCTTCGACCCCGAGTTCGCTCATCACGCAGGCATGGCTGTGATCCGGTTGCTCGGCACCCCTCCGTTCTCGTGGGCGACGCGCGCGCTGACGGCGCCCGACCCTTCGTTGCGGGTCGAGACACTCGGGTCGGTGTTCCCCTCACCCTTCGGCATCGCCGCAGGGTTCGATAAGAACGCGGTGGGCATCCGCGGTCTCGCCGCGCTCGGATTCGGCCACGTCGAGGTCGGCACCGTCACCGCCATCCCGCAGCCGGGAAACCCCAAACCGCGCCTGTTCCGCCTCGTGAAGGACCGTGCGGTGATCAATCGCATGGGTTTCAACAATCACGGAGCGGATGCCGTCGCGCGGCGCCTCGCCCGGTTGCGGCGCGGCGCACCCGACACGGTGGTCGGCGTGAACATCGGCAAGAGCCGCGTGGTCGACGTCGAGGACGCCACAGCGGACTACGTGGCCGCCGCCACGCGGCTAGCCCCGCTCGCCGACTATCTGGCGGTGAACGTCTCGTCTCCCAACACGCCGGGCCTGCGAGGACTGCAGTCGGTGGAGGCGCTTGCGCCGCTGCTGCGTGCGGTGAAGCACGCATGCGGAACCACTCCGCTTCTGGTCAAGATCGCTCCTGATCTGAGCGATGAGGAGATCACCGCGATCGCGCAGCTGGCGGTGTCCGAAGGTCTGGCAGGCATCATCGCGCACAACACGACGGTGTCGCGGGAGGGTTTGCGCACGGACGCCGCGACGGTCGAGGCCGCCGGCGCAGGTGGGCTCTCTGGCGCGCCGCTGAAGAAGCGGTCGCTCGAGGTGCTGCGCGTCGTCCGGGCGGTCGTCCCCGAAGACTTCTGCGTCATCGCGGTCGGCGGGGTGGAGTCCGCGGACGACGTGCGGGAGCGGCTCGCCGCCGGTGCGACCCTCGTGCAGGGGTATACGGCGTTCCTGTACCGCGGGCCTTTCTGGGGTCGTCAGATCAACCGCGGGCTCGCGCGGCCCAGCTGA
- the nrdR gene encoding transcriptional regulator NrdR codes for MHCPFCRHPDSRVIDSRTSDDGLSIRRRRQCPECGGRFTTTETASLNVIKRSGVMEPFSRDKVIAGVRKACQGRPVTEADLAILAQRVEEAVRQTGVSQLDTNEIGLAILGPLRDLDEVAYLRFASVYQAFDSLEDFESAIGELRADHASRSSSEGE; via the coding sequence GTGCACTGCCCGTTCTGCCGCCACCCCGACTCCCGCGTGATCGACTCGCGCACCAGCGACGATGGACTCTCCATCCGTCGGCGCAGGCAATGCCCCGAGTGCGGCGGCCGCTTCACCACCACCGAGACCGCGAGCCTCAACGTCATCAAGCGCTCCGGCGTGATGGAGCCCTTCAGCCGGGACAAGGTCATCGCGGGCGTGCGCAAGGCGTGCCAGGGGCGCCCCGTCACCGAGGCCGATCTCGCGATCCTCGCTCAGCGCGTGGAGGAGGCAGTGCGCCAGACGGGCGTGTCGCAGCTCGACACGAACGAGATCGGACTCGCGATCCTCGGCCCGCTCCGCGACCTCGACGAGGTGGCCTATCTGCGGTTCGCGAGCGTGTATCAGGCCTTCGACTCGCTGGAGGACTTCGAGAGCGCGATCGGCGAACTGCGTGCGGACCACGCGTCCCGGTCCTCGTCCGAGGGGGAGTAG
- the hisD gene encoding histidinol dehydrogenase, whose product MRTIDLRGRELSPADMLAAVPRATQARAEALDTAARIVDDVRARGEEALREQAERFDRVTGHEIRVPEAHLEEALRTLEPRVRHALEEAIRRVRLASAAQVPAQTVTEIGPGARITQRWQPVHRVGVYIPGGKAVYPSSVVMNVVPAQVAGVTQIALASPPQADHGGRIHPTILAAAALLGVTEVYAIGGAGAIGAFAHGVADLGLDPVDVVSGPGNNYVASAKRAVAGVVGTDSEAGATEILVVADAAADPRLVAADLVSQAEHDEQASAVLVTDSAELASAVAEAVATLAGRTRHAERVAAALDGPQSAIVLVDDRAMATAFSNAYAPEHLELHLADAEVAAETFTSAGAVFVGDQTPVSLGDYMAGSNHVLPTGGQARYAPGLGAYTFLRPQQVISYDRNALAAVREGVVALADTEVLPAHGEAIEARFTA is encoded by the coding sequence TTGCGCACCATCGATCTGCGAGGGCGCGAGCTCTCGCCGGCTGACATGCTCGCCGCCGTTCCGCGCGCCACGCAGGCGCGTGCGGAAGCACTCGACACGGCGGCACGCATCGTCGACGACGTCCGCGCGCGTGGCGAGGAGGCGTTACGCGAGCAGGCCGAGCGCTTCGACCGCGTCACCGGTCACGAGATCCGCGTACCGGAGGCCCATCTCGAGGAGGCGCTGAGGACCCTCGAGCCTCGGGTGCGCCACGCCCTCGAAGAGGCGATCCGTCGGGTACGGCTCGCCTCTGCGGCGCAGGTCCCCGCGCAGACGGTCACCGAGATCGGCCCGGGTGCGCGCATCACGCAGCGCTGGCAGCCTGTGCACCGGGTCGGCGTGTACATCCCAGGCGGCAAGGCGGTGTACCCGTCGAGCGTCGTGATGAACGTGGTCCCCGCGCAGGTCGCGGGGGTGACGCAGATCGCTTTGGCATCGCCGCCGCAGGCCGACCACGGCGGGCGCATCCACCCGACCATCCTCGCCGCGGCCGCGCTGCTCGGCGTCACCGAGGTGTACGCCATCGGCGGCGCCGGGGCGATCGGCGCCTTCGCTCATGGCGTCGCCGATCTCGGCCTCGACCCCGTCGACGTCGTGTCGGGTCCGGGGAACAACTACGTCGCGTCGGCCAAGCGGGCTGTCGCAGGAGTGGTCGGCACGGACTCGGAGGCGGGGGCCACCGAGATCCTCGTGGTGGCGGATGCCGCCGCCGATCCGCGCCTCGTCGCCGCCGACCTCGTCAGCCAAGCCGAGCACGACGAGCAGGCCTCAGCGGTGCTCGTCACGGATTCCGCCGAACTCGCCTCGGCCGTCGCCGAAGCCGTGGCGACGCTCGCCGGCCGCACACGACACGCGGAGCGCGTCGCCGCAGCTCTCGACGGCCCGCAGTCGGCGATCGTGCTCGTCGACGATCGCGCGATGGCCACCGCTTTCAGCAACGCGTACGCTCCGGAGCACCTCGAGCTCCACCTCGCGGATGCGGAGGTCGCGGCCGAGACCTTCACCAGCGCCGGAGCCGTCTTCGTCGGGGATCAGACCCCGGTGAGCCTCGGAGACTACATGGCCGGGAGCAACCACGTGCTGCCCACAGGTGGACAGGCACGTTATGCCCCAGGGCTCGGCGCGTACACGTTCCTCCGGCCGCAGCAGGTGATCTCCTACGATCGCAACGCCCTCGCCGCGGTCAGAGAAGGGGTCGTCGCGCTCGCCGACACTGAGGTCCTCCCGGCGCACGGAGAGGCGATCGAGGCCAGGTTCACGGCGTAG